From the genome of Flavobacterium ovatum, one region includes:
- a CDS encoding agmatine deiminase family protein: MTTTNRRFPAEWEKQDGILLCFPHNGNDWPGKYEAVQWAFVEFIKKVATYEKVFLVVADEKLKSKVADMLERARVNLEQVSYIIHKTNRSWMRDSGPIVVYNDGKREGLNFNFNGWAKYKNHQLDKHVPEKVTDFLQIPLTQVMYKGKPVIVEGGAIDVNGCGTLLTSEECLMHPSIQVRNEGFTKDDYEAVFKEYLGVTNVIWLGDGVEGDDTHGHIDDLARFINDDTIVTIVETDKNDANYKPLQDNLKRLQNAKLENGESPVIVTLPMPKRLDFEDLRLPASYANFLILNKCVLVPTFNDANDRKALNILAECFPDREIIGISAIDLIWGFGTLHCLSQQIPA, from the coding sequence ATGACAACTACAAACAGACGTTTCCCTGCAGAATGGGAAAAACAAGATGGAATTTTACTTTGTTTTCCACATAACGGAAACGATTGGCCAGGAAAATACGAGGCAGTTCAATGGGCTTTTGTAGAGTTTATTAAAAAAGTAGCGACTTACGAAAAAGTATTTTTGGTAGTGGCTGACGAAAAATTAAAGTCCAAAGTAGCCGATATGCTCGAACGTGCCCGTGTCAATTTGGAACAAGTATCCTATATTATTCATAAAACCAACCGCAGTTGGATGCGAGATTCGGGGCCGATTGTAGTCTATAACGACGGAAAAAGAGAAGGTTTAAACTTCAACTTTAACGGTTGGGCGAAATACAAAAATCACCAATTAGACAAGCATGTACCCGAAAAAGTAACTGACTTTTTGCAAATTCCCTTAACACAAGTGATGTACAAAGGCAAACCTGTAATTGTAGAAGGTGGCGCTATTGATGTGAACGGTTGCGGAACACTTTTGACTTCTGAGGAATGTCTGATGCATCCGAGTATTCAAGTTCGAAATGAAGGATTTACCAAGGACGATTATGAGGCTGTTTTTAAAGAATATTTGGGCGTAACCAATGTAATTTGGTTGGGTGATGGAGTTGAAGGTGATGACACACACGGTCATATTGATGATTTAGCACGTTTTATAAATGACGACACGATTGTAACCATAGTAGAAACGGATAAAAATGATGCCAACTACAAACCTTTGCAAGACAACTTGAAGCGTTTGCAGAATGCAAAACTAGAGAATGGTGAATCGCCAGTGATTGTAACCTTGCCAATGCCAAAGCGTTTGGATTTTGAAGATTTGCGTTTGCCAGCTAGTTATGCCAACTTTTTGATATTGAACAAATGTGTTTTAGTTCCCACTTTTAATGATGCGAACGACAGAAAAGCACTCAACATACTAGCAGAATGTTTCCCAGACCGAGAAATTATAGGCATTAGCGCCATTGATTTGATATGGGGATTTGGGACTTTACATTGTTTAAGCCAACAGATTCCGGCTTAG
- a CDS encoding Fic family protein, producing MRTLLKTAREQKGLKTRELAQMMGIDQALVSKFESGTRKPTKDQVLKLSTILEISYETLMVAWLKEKILYEIGDDALALKALKEAEEEIKYLRSATNNIISKQLQVVLDEIDALKKKLDQFRQFDSYRIAQALELEYTFESNRIEGNTLTLRETDLVINEGLTISGKSMREHLEAINHQEAIAHIKHLMEKNSSLNEREVLSIHNLILRGINPEDAGRYRKKVQVMIKGSSYLPPQPYMVAKDMEDFYIWYETHKNNLHPVVLAAEMHERLVTIHPFIDGNGRTSRLVMNLILLQHGYVIANIKGDYDNRMRYYQSLETAQTQNNKEDFLLFIAQIEKESLERYIGIIGQ from the coding sequence ATGAGAACCTTACTAAAAACAGCTAGAGAACAAAAAGGACTCAAAACAAGAGAACTGGCCCAAATGATGGGTATAGACCAAGCATTAGTAAGTAAGTTTGAAAGCGGCACTCGTAAACCAACTAAAGACCAAGTTTTAAAACTGTCGACAATTCTAGAAATTAGCTATGAGACATTGATGGTGGCTTGGTTAAAAGAAAAAATCCTTTATGAAATTGGCGACGATGCACTAGCCTTAAAAGCTTTAAAAGAAGCCGAAGAAGAAATCAAATACCTAAGAAGCGCCACGAATAATATTATTTCAAAACAACTACAAGTAGTATTGGATGAAATTGATGCTTTGAAAAAAAAATTAGATCAATTTCGCCAATTTGATAGTTATAGGATTGCACAAGCCTTAGAACTTGAATATACATTTGAAAGTAATCGTATTGAAGGTAACACACTTACGCTTCGTGAAACCGATTTGGTTATCAATGAAGGATTGACCATTTCTGGAAAAAGCATGCGAGAACACCTTGAAGCGATTAACCATCAAGAAGCCATAGCCCACATCAAACATTTGATGGAGAAAAACAGCTCCTTGAATGAAAGAGAAGTATTGTCTATTCATAACTTGATTTTAAGAGGGATTAATCCCGAAGATGCTGGACGTTATAGAAAAAAAGTACAAGTAATGATCAAAGGAAGTAGTTATTTGCCACCACAGCCTTATATGGTTGCCAAGGATATGGAAGACTTCTACATTTGGTATGAAACCCATAAAAACAACCTTCATCCTGTAGTTTTGGCGGCTGAGATGCATGAGCGACTGGTTACTATTCATCCTTTTATTGATGGTAATGGTAGAACTTCTCGTTTGGTGATGAACTTGATTTTATTGCAACATGGTTATGTGATTGCTAATATTAAAGGTGATTATGACAATAGGATGCGTTATTATCAATCACTAGAAACGGCCCAAACACAAAATAATAAAGAAGATTTTTTGTTATTTATCGCTCAAATAGAAAAAGAATCTTTAGAGCGTTATATCGGGATTATTGGGCAGTAA
- a CDS encoding protein-L-isoaspartate(D-aspartate) O-methyltransferase produces MKDTAKHQGLRNQLVNVLHEKGITDKNVLEAIKKIPRHLFLNSSFEDYAYQDKAFPIGAGQTISQPYTVAFQSQLLEIQKDHKILEIGTGSGYQTAVLCVMGAKVFSIERQNELFKQTSALLPKLGIRPKHLTFGDGYKGLPGFAPFDSIIVTAGAPFIPKPLMAQLKIGGRLVIPLGDEVQIMTLLIRKNETQFEKHELGECKFVPLLEDKN; encoded by the coding sequence TTGAAAGACACCGCCAAACATCAAGGACTTCGAAATCAACTAGTAAACGTTTTACACGAAAAAGGAATTACAGATAAAAATGTTTTAGAAGCCATAAAAAAGATTCCAAGACACCTTTTTCTGAATTCTAGTTTTGAAGATTACGCTTATCAAGACAAAGCATTTCCTATTGGTGCAGGGCAAACGATATCACAACCTTATACCGTAGCTTTTCAATCCCAATTATTAGAAATTCAAAAAGACCATAAAATTTTAGAAATAGGTACGGGGTCAGGATATCAAACCGCTGTTTTGTGTGTGATGGGAGCAAAAGTGTTTAGTATTGAAAGACAAAATGAGTTATTCAAACAAACGTCTGCGTTATTGCCCAAATTAGGAATTCGTCCTAAGCACCTCACTTTTGGTGATGGTTACAAAGGATTACCTGGTTTCGCACCATTCGACAGTATTATTGTAACAGCTGGAGCCCCTTTTATTCCCAAACCACTCATGGCACAGTTAAAAATAGGAGGTAGGCTTGTTATTCCATTAGGAGATGAAGTTCAAATAATGACGTTGCTAATTCGTAAAAACGAAACCCAATTTGAAAAACATGAACTAGGAGAATGTAAATTTGTCCCTTTACTAGAAGATAAAAATTAA
- a CDS encoding 3-hydroxyacyl-CoA dehydrogenase NAD-binding domain-containing protein, with translation MKTIAIIGAGTMGNGIAHTFAQNGFVVKLIDVSEKALDRAMETIANNLNRMVTKGTITTDIFAKTITNIITYTDMKDGVTGVDFVIEAATEDLDLKLAIFKQLNEFCPHNTIFATNTSSISITQIAAVVAHPERVIGMHFMNPVPLMPLVEVIKGYNTSDEVVEITLALAKKLEKTAVTVQDYPGFVANRILMPMINEAIETLYNQVAGVHEIDAVMKLGMSHPMGPLQLADFIGLDVCLSIMNVMHDGFKNPKYAPCPLLVNMVNAKKLGVKSGEGFYDYRESKKAEKVSKQFSK, from the coding sequence ATGAAAACAATAGCTATAATTGGTGCTGGAACAATGGGCAACGGAATTGCACATACTTTTGCTCAAAATGGTTTTGTAGTCAAATTAATTGATGTTTCGGAAAAAGCTTTGGACAGAGCCATGGAAACCATAGCTAATAATTTGAATCGCATGGTCACCAAAGGCACCATCACTACTGATATTTTTGCTAAAACAATTACCAATATCATCACCTATACCGACATGAAAGATGGCGTTACGGGAGTAGATTTTGTGATTGAAGCGGCGACTGAAGACCTAGATTTAAAACTGGCTATTTTTAAGCAGTTAAATGAATTTTGTCCTCATAATACGATTTTCGCAACGAATACTTCATCTATTTCGATTACTCAAATTGCAGCAGTCGTGGCACATCCAGAGCGCGTGATAGGAATGCATTTTATGAATCCTGTTCCGCTAATGCCTTTGGTAGAAGTGATTAAAGGATATAATACGAGTGACGAAGTGGTTGAAATTACTTTAGCCTTAGCTAAAAAACTTGAAAAAACAGCGGTAACAGTTCAAGATTACCCTGGGTTTGTTGCCAATAGAATTTTGATGCCCATGATTAACGAAGCGATTGAAACGCTTTACAATCAAGTAGCAGGAGTTCATGAAATTGATGCTGTGATGAAACTCGGAATGAGTCACCCAATGGGACCGCTACAATTAGCCGATTTTATTGGTCTTGATGTGTGTTTATCAATCATGAATGTGATGCATGATGGCTTTAAAAATCCTAAATATGCACCTTGCCCCTTATTAGTCAATATGGTGAATGCTAAAAAACTGGGAGTAAAATCTGGAGAAGGTTTTTATGATTACCGTGAAAGCAAAAAAGCTGAAAAGGTTTCGAAGCAGTTTTCTAAATAA
- the smpB gene encoding SsrA-binding protein SmpB yields the protein MLKTVNILNKRARFDYEIIEKYTAGIVLAGTEIKSIRLGKANITESFCEFSNSELFAINTYIEEYTFGNQFNHKARSERKLLLNKKELKTLSRAVESKGLTIVPLRLFTNEKGLAKLEIGLCRGKKTYDKRESLKEQDTKRDLDRIKKIYK from the coding sequence ATGCTAAAAACTGTTAACATACTTAATAAACGCGCTCGATTTGATTATGAAATAATCGAAAAATATACTGCTGGAATTGTTTTGGCAGGAACTGAGATCAAATCCATCCGTTTGGGTAAAGCCAATATCACCGAAAGTTTTTGTGAATTTAGTAACTCTGAACTTTTTGCTATTAATACTTACATTGAAGAATATACCTTTGGTAATCAATTCAATCACAAAGCACGTAGCGAAAGGAAACTTTTACTTAACAAAAAAGAGCTTAAAACTTTAAGCCGTGCCGTGGAATCCAAAGGACTCACAATAGTTCCTTTACGACTATTTACTAACGAAAAAGGATTAGCCAAATTAGAAATAGGTCTTTGTAGAGGTAAGAAAACCTATGACAAAAGAGAATCTTTGAAAGAACAAGATACCAAAAGAGATTTAGACCGAATCAAGAAAATATATAAATAG
- a CDS encoding VF530 family protein, protein MEKQTSKDPLHGITLKVIVEQLVAFYGFDTLSELVNIKCFKSNPSVNSSLTFLRKTDWARQKVEELYINTLPKF, encoded by the coding sequence ATGGAAAAACAAACTTCAAAAGATCCGCTTCACGGAATCACTTTAAAAGTCATCGTAGAACAGTTAGTCGCTTTTTACGGATTCGATACTTTGAGTGAATTAGTCAACATTAAATGCTTTAAAAGTAACCCATCAGTAAATTCATCGCTTACTTTTTTACGGAAAACTGATTGGGCCCGTCAAAAAGTTGAGGAATTATACATTAATACTTTACCCAAATTTTAA
- a CDS encoding YggS family pyridoxal phosphate-dependent enzyme, translating into MTIAQNLQHIQSTLPETVTLVAVSKTKPISDLTEAYEANQRVFGENKIQEMADKWEEMPKDIQWHMIGHVQTNKVKYMAPFVSLIHGVDSFKLLKEINKQAAKNNRIIDCLLQFHIAKEETKFGLDEQELNEIIASPEFSAMQNIRILGVMGMATFTDNQNQVKKEFTHLKSIFDNLKAQNPVHCNLNTISMGMSGDYQLAIECGSTMVRIGSSIFGGR; encoded by the coding sequence ATGACAATAGCCCAGAACTTACAACATATACAATCTACATTACCTGAAACTGTTACTTTAGTTGCGGTATCTAAAACTAAGCCAATAAGCGACTTAACTGAAGCTTATGAAGCTAACCAGCGTGTTTTTGGAGAGAACAAAATCCAAGAAATGGCAGACAAATGGGAAGAAATGCCAAAGGACATTCAATGGCACATGATTGGACACGTACAAACGAACAAAGTAAAATACATGGCTCCTTTTGTGAGTTTGATTCATGGTGTAGATAGTTTCAAGCTACTAAAAGAAATCAACAAACAAGCCGCCAAAAACAACAGAATTATTGATTGCTTATTACAATTTCACATTGCAAAGGAAGAAACTAAATTTGGCTTGGACGAGCAAGAACTCAACGAAATTATAGCTTCACCCGAATTTTCAGCAATGCAAAACATCCGAATTCTAGGCGTAATGGGAATGGCAACATTTACTGACAACCAAAACCAAGTAAAAAAGGAATTCACGCATTTAAAATCGATTTTCGACAATTTAAAAGCACAAAATCCTGTACATTGTAATCTCAATACCATTTCGATGGGAATGTCAGGAGACTATCAATTAGCGATTGAATGTGGT
- a CDS encoding choice-of-anchor I family protein, producing the protein MKNFGISVLTALFILTSCEKDTVEGSDNQEMEVNEDAATFAEIGSITIGGEGAAEISAYDETTKKLFTVNNSGTNQIDVVDLTDPTNPKKLTAISLATYNGASNSVATYGGKLAVALESTIDKQANGKVVVFNTADNTLVKEITVGALPDMVAFSPDGKWLMSANEGEPNADYTVDPEGSISIIDMANNYAVTTLNFAGFESQLAILRTKGFRISKTAKSFAADIEPEYITISADSKTAWVTLQENNGVAKVDLTSKTISAIFGLGYKDFNSTANGIDISDKDGSIVFNSWKVKGMFMPDAITSYAVNGTPYFITANEGDAREYGSYADVKRLAKMTFDPTAFPDAASFKADDKMGRLNLISTEGDIDGDGDLDELICFGARSFTIWNGNTGSLVFDSKNDIDKRSNDFGTYDDGRSDDKGSEPESVVVAKMGSKNILFVGLERADTVVVYDITNPSAPIYLQTIKTGDAPEGLLFIPASKSPTKRSLLVVSSEGDGQVKLFQPNLK; encoded by the coding sequence ATGAAAAATTTTGGTATTTCAGTATTAACTGCGCTTTTTATCTTAACGAGTTGTGAGAAAGATACAGTTGAAGGCAGCGATAATCAAGAAATGGAAGTAAATGAAGATGCAGCCACATTTGCAGAAATTGGAAGTATCACCATTGGTGGTGAAGGCGCTGCCGAAATAAGTGCGTATGACGAAACGACTAAAAAGCTATTCACGGTAAACAATAGCGGAACGAATCAAATTGATGTAGTAGATTTGACTGACCCAACAAACCCAAAAAAATTAACGGCAATTAGTCTAGCGACCTATAATGGAGCATCAAACAGTGTGGCTACTTACGGAGGGAAACTTGCTGTAGCGCTAGAATCTACTATTGATAAACAAGCAAACGGAAAAGTAGTGGTTTTTAACACGGCTGATAATACTTTAGTTAAAGAGATTACGGTTGGTGCTTTGCCAGATATGGTAGCTTTCTCCCCTGATGGAAAATGGTTGATGAGTGCAAACGAGGGAGAACCAAATGCAGATTATACGGTTGACCCTGAGGGTTCTATTTCTATAATTGATATGGCAAATAATTACGCAGTTACGACCTTGAACTTTGCAGGTTTCGAAAGTCAGTTGGCGATTTTGCGAACAAAAGGTTTTAGAATTTCCAAAACTGCTAAAAGTTTTGCAGCCGATATCGAACCAGAATACATTACAATTTCTGCTGATTCTAAAACTGCTTGGGTAACATTACAGGAAAACAATGGTGTGGCAAAAGTAGATTTGACATCAAAAACGATTTCAGCAATTTTTGGATTGGGGTACAAAGATTTTAACTCTACTGCAAACGGAATAGATATTAGTGATAAAGACGGAAGTATAGTATTTAACTCTTGGAAAGTAAAAGGAATGTTTATGCCAGATGCTATTACCAGTTATGCTGTTAATGGAACGCCTTATTTTATTACAGCCAACGAAGGTGACGCTAGAGAATACGGAAGTTATGCAGATGTAAAAAGATTGGCTAAAATGACTTTTGACCCAACGGCTTTTCCAGACGCAGCGAGTTTTAAAGCAGATGACAAAATGGGACGTTTGAACTTGATTTCAACAGAAGGAGATATAGACGGTGATGGCGATTTGGATGAATTGATTTGCTTTGGAGCACGTTCATTCACAATTTGGAATGGTAACACAGGAAGTTTAGTTTTTGACAGTAAAAACGATATAGACAAACGTTCAAACGATTTTGGAACTTATGATGATGGTCGTAGTGATGATAAAGGATCTGAACCTGAATCAGTAGTTGTGGCTAAAATGGGAAGTAAAAACATTTTGTTTGTAGGACTAGAAAGAGCAGATACAGTGGTTGTGTATGATATTACAAATCCATCAGCTCCAATATACTTGCAAACTATCAAAACGGGAGATGCACCAGAAGGATTGCTTTTTATTCCAGCATCTAAAAGTCCAACAAAAAGAAGTTTATTGGTGGTGAGTAGTGAAGGAGATGGACAAGTAAAACTATTTCAACCTAACTTGAAATAA
- a CDS encoding aldose 1-epimerase family protein — MKISLHNTFISAQINSFGAELISIKNNENTEYIWEGNPEFWSKHSPVLFPIVGALKKDTYEYNGKEYKLSRHGFAREMEFNIIEKSDSRAVFSIQSNENTLLNYPFEFELQIIYTLEEKSLHIEYKVINRNDFKMPFSIGAHPAFALPKKFEDYSIQFSKKESLNYHLLENNLIANTTKKLPLKNDNSIALLYQLFENDALIFKSLASKTLSILENQKALLRVHYDDFPSLGIWTMVNAPFLCIEPWLGYADTVDCTGNISEKEGILTLEAKQNFQSKYTIEIV; from the coding sequence TTGAAAATATCACTTCATAACACATTTATATCTGCTCAAATAAATTCATTTGGTGCGGAATTAATCTCCATAAAAAACAACGAAAACACAGAATATATCTGGGAAGGAAATCCTGAGTTTTGGAGTAAACATTCTCCAGTACTTTTTCCTATTGTTGGAGCCTTGAAAAAAGACACTTATGAATATAACGGTAAAGAATACAAACTCTCTAGACATGGTTTTGCGAGAGAAATGGAATTTAATATAATCGAAAAAAGCGATTCGAGAGCTGTTTTTTCAATTCAATCCAATGAAAATACTTTACTGAATTATCCTTTTGAATTTGAATTACAAATTATTTATACTCTGGAAGAAAAAAGTCTTCATATCGAATATAAGGTAATCAATCGCAATGATTTTAAGATGCCATTTTCTATTGGAGCGCATCCTGCCTTTGCGTTACCCAAGAAATTTGAGGACTATTCTATTCAATTTAGTAAAAAGGAATCTTTGAATTATCATTTATTAGAAAATAACTTAATTGCAAATACAACCAAAAAACTACCTTTAAAAAATGACAATTCGATAGCTCTATTGTACCAATTGTTTGAAAATGATGCTTTAATTTTTAAATCTTTAGCATCTAAAACTTTAAGTATTTTAGAAAATCAAAAAGCTTTACTAAGAGTACATTACGACGATTTTCCGAGTTTAGGAATTTGGACAATGGTGAATGCTCCGTTTTTATGCATTGAACCATGGTTGGGTTATGCCGACACGGTTGATTGTACAGGAAATATTTCTGAGAAAGAAGGCATTCTAACATTAGAAGCCAAACAAAACTTTCAATCGAAATATACTATTGAAATCGTTTAA
- a CDS encoding M1 family metallopeptidase, with product MGLFLVSSISWGQQAALPTSEYNYNEAFASNFYTNNGTMTRSSSGQPGVAYWQNRADYQLTAKLNEQKNEIAGTAVINYTNNSPDKLSFLWLNLDQNLFKADSRGQAVVPVTGSRNGAQGQIFDGGHKIKSVKAIFTSKRKMTETEVKFLVTDTRMQVFLPSELNSKGGAVKLKIDFSYISPKQGSDRTGVLETKNGKIFTIAQWYPRMCVYDDVRGWNTNPYLGAAEFYLEYGDFDINITAPANHFVVCSGDLLNTKSVYTTAEQNRLAQAKASDKTVFIRTVEEVEANVKTVATTTKTWHFVIKNARDVSWASSAAFIVDAAKINLPSGKKSLAISTYPLESSGDAAWGRSTEYTKGAIEHYSKKWFEYPYPTAINVAGNEGGMEYPGIVFCNWESKGERLWGVTDHEFGHTWFPMIVGSNERLFGWMDEGLNSFINTLSGEEFNNGEYKDEKDDLHKSADYFTNEKLESVMSSPDNMKEANIGTLLYAKPSAALNILREQVLGKERFDLAFRTYIDRWAFKHPRPEDFFRTMENASGEDLGWFWRAWFINNWRFDQGVTTVKYLKNDPAKGAIITIENLEQMVLPVVLDIKTKSGKITRVNLPVEIWQKNKQWSFKQNTTEEIESIILDPDHVFPDYNVSNNIWSSATGTIEKDIILDGYLGTYSNSKAPIKIVMTEKANTISVDITGYPKFTLASVGKDLFESKAAGLKFQFNEKLSGFDMILNDGQKIPFTKDK from the coding sequence ATGGGGTTATTTTTAGTCAGTTCAATATCTTGGGGGCAACAAGCAGCTTTGCCAACGTCAGAATATAATTATAATGAGGCTTTTGCTTCTAATTTTTATACGAATAACGGAACAATGACACGCTCGTCAAGTGGACAACCAGGTGTTGCTTATTGGCAAAATCGAGCGGATTATCAATTGACAGCGAAATTAAACGAACAGAAGAACGAAATTGCAGGAACAGCGGTTATCAATTACACTAACAATAGTCCTGATAAATTATCTTTTTTATGGTTAAATCTAGATCAAAATTTATTCAAAGCCGATTCAAGAGGTCAAGCAGTTGTTCCTGTAACAGGTAGTCGTAACGGAGCACAAGGGCAGATTTTTGATGGAGGTCATAAAATTAAATCGGTAAAAGCAATTTTTACATCTAAAAGAAAAATGACCGAAACTGAAGTAAAGTTTCTAGTTACAGATACTCGCATGCAAGTTTTTCTTCCGTCTGAATTAAATTCAAAAGGTGGTGCGGTAAAACTAAAAATAGATTTCTCCTATATTTCTCCGAAGCAAGGTTCAGATAGAACTGGAGTATTAGAAACCAAAAATGGTAAAATTTTCACCATTGCGCAGTGGTATCCCCGTATGTGTGTCTATGATGATGTAAGAGGGTGGAACACTAATCCTTATTTAGGGGCAGCTGAGTTTTATTTAGAATATGGAGATTTTGATATTAATATTACTGCTCCAGCCAATCATTTTGTGGTATGTTCGGGAGATTTATTAAATACAAAATCCGTTTATACTACTGCTGAACAAAACCGATTAGCACAAGCAAAGGCGAGTGATAAAACGGTTTTTATCCGAACTGTCGAGGAAGTAGAAGCAAATGTAAAAACAGTCGCTACAACTACAAAAACCTGGCATTTTGTAATTAAAAATGCTCGTGATGTTTCTTGGGCATCTTCTGCTGCATTTATTGTTGATGCGGCTAAAATCAATTTACCGTCTGGCAAAAAATCATTGGCAATTTCAACTTACCCTTTAGAAAGTTCAGGAGATGCGGCTTGGGGAAGATCTACCGAATATACAAAAGGCGCCATAGAACATTATTCTAAGAAATGGTTTGAGTATCCTTATCCAACTGCTATAAATGTAGCGGGTAACGAAGGAGGAATGGAATATCCTGGTATCGTTTTTTGTAATTGGGAGTCCAAAGGGGAACGTTTATGGGGGGTTACAGATCACGAATTTGGACACACTTGGTTTCCTATGATTGTAGGTTCTAACGAACGTCTTTTTGGATGGATGGACGAAGGATTGAATAGTTTTATCAATACCTTAAGTGGCGAAGAATTCAACAATGGAGAATATAAAGACGAAAAAGATGATTTACATAAAAGCGCGGATTATTTCACAAATGAAAAGTTAGAGTCTGTAATGAGTTCTCCTGACAATATGAAGGAAGCGAATATTGGGACTTTGTTATATGCAAAACCGAGTGCTGCTTTAAATATTCTGAGAGAACAAGTACTAGGTAAAGAACGTTTTGACTTGGCTTTTCGCACTTATATTGATCGTTGGGCTTTCAAACATCCACGTCCAGAAGATTTTTTTAGAACTATGGAAAACGCTTCAGGGGAAGATTTAGGGTGGTTTTGGCGTGCCTGGTTTATCAATAATTGGCGATTTGACCAAGGTGTAACGACTGTCAAATATTTGAAAAATGATCCTGCCAAAGGAGCAATTATCACCATTGAAAATTTAGAACAAATGGTACTTCCAGTGGTTTTGGATATAAAAACCAAATCAGGAAAAATTACTCGCGTGAATTTACCAGTTGAAATTTGGCAAAAAAATAAGCAATGGTCATTCAAACAAAATACGACTGAGGAAATAGAGAGTATTATTTTAGATCCTGACCATGTTTTTCCAGATTATAACGTGTCCAATAATATTTGGTCTAGTGCTACTGGAACAATAGAAAAAGACATTATTTTAGATGGTTATTTAGGGACGTATAGCAATTCTAAAGCTCCAATTAAAATTGTAATGACTGAGAAAGCGAACACGATTAGTGTAGATATAACAGGGTATCCTAAGTTTACATTAGCTTCTGTTGGTAAAGATTTATTTGAATCTAAAGCTGCAGGACTTAAATTTCAATTCAATGAAAAATTATCTGGATTTGATATGATCTTAAACGATGGACAAAAGATTCCTTTTACAAAAGATAAATAG
- a CDS encoding Gfo/Idh/MocA family oxidoreductase, producing the protein MLKIGVLGAGHLGKIHLRLLQQSEKYELVGFYDPNQENAEKISKEFGYKHFETIAKLIHAVDVIDIVTPTLSHYKCARAAIKSGKHVFIEKPISNTVEEAEEIIALAQEYNVKGQVGHVERFNPAFIATKNMIENPMFIETHRLAEFNPRGTDVPVVLDLMIHDIDAILSVVNSPVKNVSASGVSVISETPDIANARLEFENGCVANLTASRISLKNMRKSRFFQKDAYISVDFLEKKCEVVKMKDAPENPGDFDMILQNAEGVKKQIYFSNPDVNQNNAILDELESFAGAIIDDTEPVVTLEQATEALRIAYQIIDCFKK; encoded by the coding sequence ATGCTGAAAATTGGAGTATTAGGTGCTGGTCATCTAGGAAAAATACATTTGCGATTATTACAACAATCTGAAAAATATGAATTGGTGGGTTTTTACGACCCTAATCAAGAAAATGCAGAGAAGATTTCAAAGGAATTTGGATATAAGCATTTTGAAACTATTGCTAAACTAATTCACGCTGTAGATGTGATAGATATTGTGACTCCTACACTTTCCCACTATAAATGTGCACGAGCGGCTATCAAATCTGGAAAGCATGTTTTTATCGAAAAACCAATTTCGAATACAGTGGAAGAAGCCGAGGAAATCATTGCACTTGCCCAGGAATACAACGTAAAAGGACAAGTGGGACATGTAGAGCGTTTCAATCCTGCATTCATTGCGACTAAAAACATGATTGAAAATCCGATGTTTATAGAAACGCATAGATTGGCGGAATTCAATCCTAGAGGAACAGACGTTCCTGTAGTTTTAGACTTGATGATTCACGATATTGACGCGATTTTGAGCGTTGTGAATTCTCCAGTAAAAAATGTTTCTGCTAGTGGCGTATCAGTTATTAGTGAGACTCCAGATATTGCTAATGCTCGTTTGGAATTTGAAAACGGATGTGTAGCAAACTTAACTGCGAGCCGTATTTCGTTAAAAAACATGCGTAAGAGTCGGTTTTTTCAAAAAGACGCTTACATCTCGGTTGATTTCTTGGAGAAAAAATGTGAGGTGGTAAAAATGAAAGATGCACCTGAAAATCCAGGTGATTTTGATATGATTTTACAAAATGCCGAAGGTGTAAAAAAACAAATCTATTTCTCAAATCCGGATGTGAATCAAAATAACGCTATTCTGGACGAATTAGAAAGTTTTGCGGGTGCCATTATTGACGATACGGAACCGGTAGTTACGCTTGAACAAGCTACAGAAGCATTGCGAATTGCTTATCAAATTATTGATTGTTTTAAGAAATAA